From Selenomonas ruminantium AC2024, a single genomic window includes:
- a CDS encoding acyltransferase family protein — translation MLGSNPVKRLEPLDTLRGIAAIGVAIFWHYQHFKPEVYPFEKYAYWFYHYGWLGVDFFFVLSGFVFSYVYGEKIVSRAIDIKIFLVLRLSRLYPVFIVTTFVVAIIQWGRKFLGFEFFVYPYNDIYHLLLNLAFLHFGWFENGFSFNAPSWSISEEFIAYIIFFNILYFYPKKKYVLFYSMILVGLFLQKTQAHLPLFNQEVARVLLAFFIGCFTYKINYGLRGGDKRYLYIILNSTLLTAIVAMIFGHKFLGAKYADVYVVLFFPCLIMAVLNIGFLKKIASFRPFVYLGDISYSIYLWHFPVQLLLFTGGEMGVFTFNAATKLWFLVYVVLVIAAGSISYRYETRIRYRIREAMLGKH, via the coding sequence ATGTTGGGGAGTAATCCTGTTAAGCGATTAGAGCCACTAGATACGCTGCGAGGAATAGCAGCTATTGGTGTAGCGATATTTTGGCATTATCAGCATTTTAAGCCTGAAGTATACCCGTTTGAGAAATACGCTTATTGGTTTTATCACTATGGTTGGCTAGGAGTAGATTTCTTCTTTGTGTTGTCTGGCTTCGTTTTTTCCTATGTGTATGGAGAAAAAATAGTTTCCAGAGCTATAGACATAAAGATCTTTTTAGTATTGAGGTTGAGCAGATTATATCCTGTATTTATAGTTACGACTTTTGTTGTTGCAATAATACAGTGGGGACGTAAATTTTTAGGATTTGAATTTTTTGTTTATCCATATAATGATATCTATCATTTGTTGTTAAATCTAGCTTTTCTTCATTTCGGATGGTTTGAAAATGGTTTTTCTTTTAATGCACCATCCTGGTCAATTTCTGAAGAATTTATTGCGTATATCATATTCTTTAATATTTTGTATTTTTATCCTAAAAAGAAATACGTATTGTTTTATTCAATGATTTTAGTAGGTTTGTTTCTACAAAAAACACAGGCACATCTTCCGCTGTTTAATCAAGAAGTAGCAAGGGTTTTATTGGCATTCTTTATCGGCTGCTTTACTTATAAAATTAATTATGGTTTACGGGGGGGGGATAAACGTTATTTATACATTATCCTAAATAGCACATTATTGACAGCTATTGTAGCGATGATATTTGGACATAAGTTTTTGGGGGCTAAATACGCAGATGTATATGTAGTATTGTTTTTCCCCTGTTTGATTATGGCAGTCCTTAATATAGGTTTTTTGAAAAAAATAGCATCTTTTAGACCTTTTGTTTATTTGGGAGATATTTCCTATTCCATATATTTATGGCATTTTCCTGTTCAGTTGTTACTTTTTACAGGTGGTGAGATGGGAGTATTTACATTCAATGCTGCAACTAAGTTGTGGTTTTTAGTGTATGTTGTCTTGGTAATTGCGGCTGGAAGTATATCTTATAGATACGAAACAAGAATAAGATATCGAATTAGAGAGGCAATGCTAGGTAAACATTAA